From Mycobacterium cookii:
GCCAAGCAGGCCGATACCGTTGACCGGCTGGGCCAGGCGGCGATCGGCGTACTCGGCCGAGAAGGTTTCTCCGGGTTGACGATTCGTATGGTCGCAGCCGAAGCGGGGGTCGGCGCTGCGACGGCCTACACCTACTTCTCGTCCAAGGAACACCTTGTCGCAGAAGTCTTCTGGCGACGGCTGGCATCCAGCCCGGTGCCGCCGACCGATTCGCCGGATTCGACCGTTCGGGTGATCGCGGTGCTGCGTCAGATCGCCCTGCTGGTTGCCGACGAGCCCGAGCTGGCCGGCGCGGTGACCAACGCGTTGCTGGGCAAAGACCCTGAGGTCGAGCATCTGCGGGTGCGTATCGGCCGCGAAATCCACCAGCGGCTTGTCACCGCGGTGGGCTCCGATCACAGTCCGGACGTGGTGGAGTCGCTCGAGCTGCTCTACGCCGGAGCCCTGGTGCGCGCCGGCATGGGTTATGCCTCCTACGTCCAGATCGCCGACCGGCTGGAGACGTCGGCGCGGCTGCTGTTGGCCGGCCGCTCGAACTCGCCCTGACGGCGCCGACCGGGCTGG
This genomic window contains:
- a CDS encoding TetR/AcrR family transcriptional regulator, which codes for MSNPVARESTRRRLTAKQADTVDRLGQAAIGVLGREGFSGLTIRMVAAEAGVGAATAYTYFSSKEHLVAEVFWRRLASSPVPPTDSPDSTVRVIAVLRQIALLVADEPELAGAVTNALLGKDPEVEHLRVRIGREIHQRLVTAVGSDHSPDVVESLELLYAGALVRAGMGYASYVQIADRLETSARLLLAGRSNSP